A window from Anaerolineae bacterium encodes these proteins:
- a CDS encoding DUF3160 domain-containing protein: protein MRLACLRPAFTFIVLITALALLSSCASAPATPIPTPTTSPTDTPTTAPTTPPSPTDTPVPTATAPPTEPAPEQEAPRVSFASFYERPVQTTPAMQHEPIAPDLSNVTVPFVLSPAQRERLAADGFVVSPGTEKEFFTVYERARYDNQPIFVTSDSLLHVYHLLFDKVLRTAEVRYFIPLLRDLNAALLAQADAQYQALQHTSWEDAARRTVAFVAVGSRLLDPDVAVPDYAADLVQAEVSLVMDSAGILPSPLFPGLEYGEDYTQYIPRGHYTKFEELEAYFRSMMWYGRMTFRLETEDPEVGRAETRSALLLVRALRSAQVNGRPALDAWADLYDPTAFFVGRSDDLTVTQYIAVMDAVHGPDPSLEAVADDALLDRFIAEAGKLPPPRVLGMIIFETDDVEQQTKGMRLMGQRFVPDAYIIRQLIYRNVGTSTERRGLPKGLDIPAAMGSERAYQHLEQMGETSYLNYAEQMAKMRAWIAGLTVEEWTETLYNSWLYSFLPLLRPTVDEPGYPAFMRSLAWADKQLNTVLGSWAELKHDTILYAKQAYAELGAGPMPPEPVPPKGYVEPVPQFYARLAALTAMTREGLSQRGMLDERDGDSLQRLEELAVAFQTMAEKELRGEPLTEEEYRRIRFYGGELEHLTMAAADTEGEDGGRTYMEEQPQAAVIADVATDPWPVPRVLEVGVGRINVIYAVVPVVEDDGTLYLQVAKGGVFSYYEFPWPQDDRLTDEKWRAMLDEGQAPPLQEWMGSFMEEEGENSDLTSAIHAWHQALTSAYWHVYAEGAAYLAQGDALDQLRAALEPLQAEGHMVGHQLVSSGFRSFDRQADDLALVTVREVWQDELYQVGEYPGDAVGEPLAERGPYTLDVTYTLKRDEGAWKVIRAVYANEPPAW from the coding sequence ATGAGACTAGCCTGCCTCCGACCCGCCTTCACCTTCATCGTCCTGATCACCGCCCTGGCACTCCTTAGCTCTTGCGCCTCCGCGCCGGCTACACCCATCCCCACACCGACCACCTCACCCACGGACACGCCCACAACGGCGCCTACCACGCCGCCTTCCCCCACCGACACACCCGTCCCCACGGCCACGGCGCCCCCCACTGAGCCCGCCCCGGAACAAGAGGCGCCGCGCGTGTCCTTCGCCTCCTTCTATGAGCGTCCGGTCCAGACCACCCCAGCCATGCAGCACGAGCCCATCGCCCCCGACCTGAGCAACGTCACCGTCCCCTTCGTCCTCTCGCCGGCCCAGCGGGAGCGCCTCGCCGCGGATGGCTTCGTGGTCAGCCCGGGGACGGAGAAGGAGTTCTTCACCGTCTACGAGCGGGCTCGCTACGACAACCAGCCTATCTTCGTCACCAGCGACTCCCTCCTGCACGTCTACCACCTCCTCTTCGACAAAGTCCTCCGTACCGCCGAGGTTCGCTACTTCATCCCCCTCCTGCGCGACCTCAACGCCGCTCTCCTGGCCCAGGCAGACGCCCAGTACCAGGCCCTACAGCACACCAGCTGGGAGGACGCTGCCCGTCGCACCGTCGCCTTCGTGGCGGTGGGCTCACGCCTGCTGGACCCCGACGTAGCCGTGCCCGACTACGCCGCCGACCTGGTCCAGGCCGAGGTCAGCCTGGTCATGGACTCCGCCGGCATATTGCCCTCACCCCTCTTCCCTGGCCTGGAGTACGGCGAGGACTACACCCAGTACATCCCCCGCGGCCACTACACCAAGTTCGAGGAGTTGGAGGCCTACTTCCGCTCCATGATGTGGTACGGCCGCATGACCTTCCGGCTGGAAACGGAGGACCCGGAGGTGGGGCGGGCGGAGACGCGCTCGGCCCTGCTTCTGGTGCGGGCCCTGCGCTCCGCCCAGGTCAACGGTCGGCCCGCTCTGGACGCCTGGGCCGACCTGTACGACCCTACCGCCTTCTTCGTCGGCCGCAGCGACGACCTTACCGTGACCCAGTACATCGCAGTGATGGACGCCGTCCACGGCCCCGACCCGTCCCTGGAAGCCGTCGCCGACGATGCCCTCCTGGACCGGTTCATCGCCGAGGCGGGCAAGCTGCCCCCACCCCGCGTCCTGGGCATGATCATCTTCGAGACCGACGACGTGGAGCAGCAGACCAAGGGCATGCGCTTGATGGGGCAGCGGTTTGTGCCCGATGCCTACATCATCCGCCAGCTCATCTACCGCAACGTAGGCACCAGCACTGAGCGCCGCGGCCTTCCCAAGGGGCTGGACATCCCGGCCGCCATGGGCTCCGAGCGGGCCTACCAGCACCTGGAGCAGATGGGCGAGACCAGCTACCTCAACTATGCTGAACAGATGGCCAAGATGCGCGCCTGGATCGCGGGGCTGACGGTGGAAGAGTGGACGGAGACCCTCTACAACTCCTGGCTCTATTCCTTCCTGCCCCTCCTCCGGCCCACCGTGGACGAGCCTGGCTACCCCGCTTTCATGCGCTCGCTCGCCTGGGCGGACAAGCAGCTCAACACCGTCCTGGGCAGCTGGGCCGAGCTCAAGCACGACACCATCCTCTACGCCAAGCAAGCTTACGCCGAGCTGGGCGCCGGACCCATGCCTCCCGAGCCGGTGCCGCCCAAGGGCTACGTCGAGCCCGTCCCCCAGTTCTACGCCCGGCTGGCCGCCCTCACCGCCATGACCCGCGAGGGCCTGAGCCAGCGCGGCATGCTGGACGAGCGCGACGGCGACAGCCTGCAGCGGCTGGAAGAGCTGGCCGTCGCCTTCCAGACCATGGCGGAGAAGGAGCTTCGGGGCGAGCCCCTCACCGAGGAGGAGTACCGGCGCATCCGCTTCTACGGCGGGGAGCTGGAGCATCTCACCATGGCCGCCGCCGACACGGAGGGGGAGGATGGCGGCCGGACCTACATGGAGGAGCAGCCCCAGGCGGCCGTCATCGCGGATGTGGCTACCGACCCCTGGCCGGTGCCCCGAGTGCTGGAGGTGGGGGTGGGCCGCATCAACGTGATCTACGCCGTGGTGCCGGTGGTGGAGGACGACGGCACGCTCTACCTCCAGGTGGCCAAAGGCGGCGTCTTCTCCTACTACGAGTTCCCTTGGCCCCAGGACGATCGGCTCACCGACGAGAAGTGGCGGGCCATGCTGGACGAGGGCCAGGCGCCGCCCCTGCAGGAGTGGATGGGCAGCTTCATGGAGGAAGAGGGAGAGAACAGCGACCTCACCTCCGCCATCCACGCCTGGCATCAGGCGCTCACCAGCGCCTACTGGCACGTCTACGCCGAAGGTGCCGCCTACCTGGCGCAGGGCGACGCCCTGGATCAGCTCCGGGCCGCTCTGGAGCCGCTGCAGGCGGAGGGGCACATGGTGGGTCATCAGTTGGTGAGCAGTGGCTTTCGCTCCTTCGACCGCCAGGCCGATGACCTGGCCCTGGTCACCGTGCGCGAGGTGTGGCAGGATGAGCTGTACCAGGTGGGCGAGTACCCCGGGGATGCGGTAGGTGAGCCTCTGGCGGAGCGCGGCCCTTACACCCTGGACGTCACTTACACCCTGAAGAGGGACGAGGGCGCCTGGAAAGTCATCCGCGCCGTCTACGCCAACGAGCCACCGGCATGGTAG
- a CDS encoding SDR family oxidoreductase: MSEGEQAGSRARPLAGKVAVITGAGRGIGRALAAELNRLGATVVRADISTDADDESRADSVFVLADVSDPQEVDELRRQTLERFGPPDVLVNGAMISPVGSVVETDPDTWDRVLAVNLRGAFLTCRAFLPDMLERGSGTIVNMVSTDAMPFLSAYIASKQGLVGFSQSLAAEVGERGIRVIAFAPGLVDTPGLRDVARDLAPRLGMSCDEFMAMAIPTARAAWAGVQLLLRFADEYHGETVDGYTILDRAEATEEETPPPPEPTAAPPDSKTREEYLREAQRLTARLQAIIDQTAAELRRLPVFVRPLARRGFRRKTGQDMERWSRTLSDLQGHLRQMDRLDSVVVAAFRAEHPEVEELLKGLLRYYREAPGEFARFTRDESAVRYVTELNAEREQVVRSLINTLARIQD; this comes from the coding sequence ATGTCAGAGGGAGAGCAGGCAGGCTCTCGGGCCAGGCCCCTGGCCGGGAAAGTGGCGGTGATAACAGGGGCGGGAAGGGGCATCGGTCGTGCCCTGGCGGCCGAACTGAACCGGCTGGGGGCGACGGTGGTCCGGGCCGACATCTCGACGGACGCGGACGACGAGAGTCGCGCCGATTCTGTCTTCGTGCTCGCGGACGTGTCCGACCCCCAGGAGGTGGATGAACTGCGTCGCCAGACGCTGGAGCGCTTCGGCCCGCCTGACGTCCTGGTGAACGGGGCCATGATCTCGCCCGTGGGCTCAGTGGTGGAGACCGATCCGGACACCTGGGATCGGGTCCTGGCCGTCAACCTCAGGGGCGCCTTCCTCACCTGCCGCGCCTTTCTCCCTGACATGCTGGAGCGGGGATCGGGCACCATCGTGAACATGGTGTCCACCGACGCCATGCCATTCCTCTCCGCCTACATCGCCTCCAAGCAGGGGCTAGTGGGGTTCAGCCAGTCCCTGGCGGCGGAGGTGGGCGAGCGAGGGATACGGGTGATCGCCTTCGCCCCCGGCCTGGTGGACACTCCCGGCCTTCGGGACGTGGCCCGGGACCTTGCTCCTCGGCTGGGCATGTCCTGCGACGAGTTCATGGCCATGGCCATTCCGACCGCGCGCGCCGCTTGGGCCGGGGTCCAGCTCCTGCTACGTTTCGCCGACGAATACCACGGCGAGACGGTAGATGGCTACACCATCCTGGACCGGGCCGAGGCCACCGAAGAAGAGACTCCACCTCCACCTGAGCCCACGGCCGCGCCGCCGGACTCCAAGACCAGGGAGGAGTACCTGCGCGAGGCCCAGCGTCTCACCGCCCGCCTCCAGGCCATCATAGATCAAACGGCAGCGGAGCTGAGGCGACTGCCGGTGTTCGTGCGTCCCCTGGCGCGGCGGGGCTTTCGCCGCAAGACGGGGCAGGACATGGAGCGCTGGTCGCGCACCCTGTCCGACCTGCAAGGCCACCTGCGCCAGATGGACCGCCTGGACTCGGTGGTGGTGGCTGCCTTCCGAGCCGAGCACCCGGAGGTGGAGGAGCTGCTGAAGGGCTTGCTGCGCTACTACCGCGAGGCCCCTGGCGAGTTCGCTCGCTTCACCCGGGACGAGTCGGCCGTCCGCTACGTCACCGAACTGAACGCGGAAAGGGAGCAGGTGGTGCGCTCCCTCATCAACACCCTGGCGCGAATCCAGGACTGA
- a CDS encoding cytoplasmic protein, with protein MAPVGDVSEGEWQFVSEEVRPDPDSIALGRMALGEPGLPCRFRWRDHIYTVAEVVASWKSTAREGGRPAGDAYVRRHWLDVRTTSGERMVLYCERQSRGARRSRWWLYRICRV; from the coding sequence GTGGCGCCGGTGGGCGACGTCTCCGAGGGGGAGTGGCAATTCGTGAGCGAGGAGGTCCGGCCCGACCCGGACAGCATCGCCCTGGGTAGGATGGCCCTGGGCGAGCCGGGACTGCCCTGCCGGTTTCGGTGGCGCGACCACATCTACACCGTGGCCGAGGTGGTGGCTTCCTGGAAAAGCACCGCCAGGGAAGGAGGGCGTCCCGCCGGCGACGCCTACGTGCGGCGGCACTGGTTGGACGTGCGCACCACCTCCGGCGAGCGAATGGTGCTCTATTGCGAGAGGCAATCTCGGGGTGCGCGTCGCTCCCGCTGGTGGCTATACCGCATCTGCCGGGTGTAG
- the msrA gene encoding peptide-methionine (S)-S-oxide reductase MsrA, whose protein sequence is MPRERATLGGGCFWCLEAVYELLRGVERVEPGYSGGATPAPTYEQVCTGRTGHAEVVQITFDPDVISYQDLLDVFFTIHDPTTLNRQGADVGTQYRSVIFYHSPEQESVARETIAHLTREEVWDAPIVTEVRPFEAFYPAEEYHREYFRRNPEQGYCRAVVAPKVAKFRKEHLARLKE, encoded by the coding sequence ATGCCCCGTGAGAGAGCAACGTTAGGCGGCGGGTGCTTCTGGTGTCTGGAGGCGGTGTATGAGCTGCTCAGAGGGGTGGAGAGGGTCGAGCCCGGCTACTCCGGCGGTGCCACCCCCGCTCCCACCTACGAGCAAGTGTGCACCGGCAGGACGGGCCACGCCGAGGTAGTGCAGATCACCTTCGACCCGGACGTCATCAGTTACCAGGACCTGCTGGACGTCTTCTTCACTATCCACGACCCCACCACGCTGAACCGCCAGGGGGCGGACGTGGGCACGCAGTATCGCTCCGTGATCTTCTACCACTCCCCGGAGCAGGAGAGCGTGGCTCGAGAGACCATCGCCCATCTCACTCGCGAGGAGGTGTGGGACGCGCCCATCGTGACGGAGGTGCGGCCGTTCGAGGCTTTCTACCCGGCGGAGGAGTATCACCGGGAGTACTTCCGGAGGAACCCGGAGCAGGGTTACTGCCGGGCGGTGGTGGCCCCGAAGGTGGCCAAGTTCCGGAAGGAGCATTTGGCGCGGCTGAAGGAGTAG
- the asnS gene encoding asparagine--tRNA ligase, with protein sequence MDKQTYIRDVAEHVGEEIVVRGWLYNRTDKGRLQFLQVRDGSGVIQAVVFQKNVSAEAFEAAARLTQESSIVVRGTVRQDERAPGGYELDVSDLRVVHQAQEYPIQPKEHGVDFLMEWRHLWIRTPTQAAILRVRAHIIRAIREYLDTHGFINADTPVITPSACEGTTTLFGLEYFDTSAYLTQSGQLYNEATAMALGKVYAFGPTFRAEKSKTRRHLTEFWMVEPEMAYVDLEGNMEVMEEFVTHVVRSTLANCAAELKELGRDTTALERIEPPFPRLQYDEAVKLLNQWGVPMEWGDDFGAPQETAIGEHFDKPVMVHRYPSAIKAFYMQPDPDRPELSLSVDMIAAEGYGEIIGGGQRIHDLELLERRLEEHNLPREPYEWYLDLRRYGSVPHSGFGLGIERTVAWITGVHHIRETIPFPRTLGRVWP encoded by the coding sequence ATGGACAAACAGACCTACATCCGCGACGTGGCGGAGCACGTGGGGGAGGAGATCGTCGTCAGGGGCTGGCTCTACAACCGCACCGATAAGGGGCGCCTCCAGTTCCTTCAGGTGCGCGACGGCAGCGGCGTCATCCAGGCCGTCGTCTTCCAGAAGAACGTCTCCGCCGAGGCCTTCGAGGCCGCCGCTCGGCTCACTCAGGAGTCCTCAATCGTGGTTCGGGGCACCGTCCGCCAGGACGAGCGCGCCCCAGGGGGCTACGAGCTGGACGTCTCCGACCTCCGGGTGGTGCACCAGGCTCAGGAGTACCCCATCCAGCCCAAGGAACACGGGGTGGACTTCCTCATGGAGTGGCGCCACCTGTGGATCCGCACCCCCACCCAGGCCGCCATCCTGCGGGTGCGCGCCCACATCATCCGTGCCATCCGGGAGTACCTGGACACTCACGGGTTCATCAACGCCGACACCCCCGTGATCACCCCCTCGGCCTGCGAGGGCACCACCACCCTTTTCGGGCTGGAGTACTTCGACACCTCCGCCTACCTCACCCAGAGCGGGCAGCTCTACAACGAAGCCACCGCCATGGCCCTGGGCAAGGTCTACGCCTTCGGCCCCACCTTCCGGGCGGAGAAGTCCAAGACCCGCCGGCACCTGACCGAGTTCTGGATGGTGGAGCCGGAGATGGCCTACGTGGACCTCGAGGGCAACATGGAGGTGATGGAGGAGTTCGTCACCCACGTGGTGCGCAGCACCCTGGCGAACTGCGCCGCCGAGCTCAAGGAGCTTGGGCGCGACACCACCGCCCTGGAACGCATCGAGCCGCCCTTCCCCCGCCTCCAGTACGACGAGGCGGTGAAGCTGCTCAACCAGTGGGGCGTGCCTATGGAGTGGGGCGATGACTTCGGCGCCCCCCAGGAGACGGCCATCGGAGAGCATTTCGACAAGCCGGTGATGGTGCACCGCTACCCCAGTGCCATAAAGGCCTTCTATATGCAGCCCGACCCCGACCGGCCCGAGCTCTCCCTTTCGGTGGACATGATCGCCGCCGAGGGCTACGGGGAGATCATCGGCGGGGGTCAGCGCATCCACGACCTGGAACTCCTGGAGAGGCGCCTGGAGGAGCACAACCTCCCCCGCGAGCCCTATGAGTGGTACCTGGACCTGCGACGCTACGGCTCCGTGCCCCACTCCGGGTTCGGGCTGGGCATCGAGCGTACGGTGGCCTGGATCACGGGCGTGCACCACATCCGAGAGACTATCCCCTTCCCCCGGACCCTGGGGAGGGTGTGGCCGTAG
- a CDS encoding amidohydrolase, producing MKIWDCHCHAQGNETGDQVLRWMDEAGLDRICLFSQYPPGRSAGSGVGHSSFRLTGHLRPNDRAQVTYRREDVRAAADHIAAVQAADPDRIFGLLWVEPRTPGILEEIEYALGDRNLRGVKMIPDHWSPLDEMMYPIYEKMEEMGKPIQFHSGILYGFDDSSRFCRPVLYEVLVHFPKLRFSLAHIGWPWVDECLAVFGRFRAARRGTDEEPQMWVDTCRGTPDAWREEALAKAVPFCGMDHLMFGVDASPERLPENAPVHVAKDLTILRGVMGLSQEQIETFFWGAAAKFYGDT from the coding sequence GTGAAGATCTGGGACTGCCACTGCCACGCCCAGGGCAACGAGACGGGCGATCAGGTCCTGAGGTGGATGGACGAGGCTGGGCTGGACCGCATCTGCCTGTTCAGCCAGTATCCTCCGGGACGCTCCGCCGGCTCAGGCGTAGGACATAGTTCCTTCCGCCTCACCGGGCACCTGCGTCCCAACGATCGGGCTCAGGTCACCTATAGGCGGGAGGACGTCCGCGCCGCGGCCGACCACATCGCCGCCGTGCAAGCAGCCGACCCTGACCGCATCTTCGGGCTGCTCTGGGTCGAGCCCCGGACGCCGGGCATCCTGGAAGAGATCGAGTATGCCCTGGGGGACAGGAACCTTCGCGGGGTGAAGATGATCCCCGATCACTGGTCGCCCCTGGACGAGATGATGTACCCGATCTACGAGAAGATGGAGGAGATGGGCAAGCCCATCCAGTTCCACTCGGGCATACTGTACGGGTTCGACGACAGCTCCCGCTTCTGCCGCCCTGTCCTCTACGAGGTGCTGGTGCACTTCCCCAAGCTCCGCTTCAGCCTGGCTCACATTGGCTGGCCCTGGGTGGACGAGTGCCTGGCGGTGTTCGGGCGCTTCCGTGCCGCCCGACGGGGCACCGATGAGGAGCCACAGATGTGGGTGGACACCTGCCGCGGCACCCCTGACGCCTGGCGCGAGGAGGCTCTGGCCAAAGCTGTGCCCTTCTGCGGCATGGACCACCTCATGTTCGGGGTGGACGCCTCACCTGAGCGGCTGCCTGAGAACGCGCCCGTGCATGTAGCCAAGGACCTGACCATCCTGCGCGGGGTCATGGGGCTGTCACAGGAGCAGATCGAGACCTTCTTCTGGGGCGCAGCGGCGAAGTTCTACGGTGATACGTGA
- a CDS encoding ChbG/HpnK family deacetylase, translating into MASALERLGFDPSQRVVIAHADDLGMCHAANAAFEDILAAGVVNCGSVMVPCPWFLHLSQLAQAHPEADIGVHLTLTSEWQTYRWGPVSTRDATSGLLDDQGYLWPDLPPLHAHMDPGAAVAEMRAQVEHALRAGIDVTHIDTHMGAIAHPSLLEPYLGLGREFGLPVMLPRLTKEAVMAQGVPAQQAEALVHGLRLLESTSDLLLVDHLVMPHMQPGEDIRARYHEVLRNLEPGLTHLIYHPCRPTPESRAILGETRLAQRAGDWETFSDPDLARALEEAGVISIGYRRPREVMRDP; encoded by the coding sequence ATGGCATCGGCATTGGAGAGGCTGGGATTCGATCCCTCACAACGCGTGGTCATCGCTCACGCCGACGACCTGGGGATGTGTCATGCCGCCAACGCTGCCTTCGAGGACATCCTGGCGGCAGGGGTGGTCAACTGCGGCTCGGTCATGGTTCCCTGCCCCTGGTTCCTGCACCTGTCGCAACTCGCCCAGGCCCATCCGGAGGCCGACATAGGCGTGCACCTCACCCTCACCAGCGAGTGGCAGACCTACCGCTGGGGGCCTGTCTCCACCCGTGACGCCACCAGTGGCCTCCTCGATGACCAGGGCTACCTCTGGCCTGACCTACCTCCGCTGCACGCGCACATGGACCCCGGAGCCGCCGTGGCAGAGATGCGGGCTCAGGTGGAGCACGCTTTGAGGGCGGGCATAGACGTCACCCACATAGACACGCACATGGGCGCCATCGCTCACCCATCGCTGCTGGAACCGTACCTTGGCCTCGGCCGGGAGTTTGGGCTTCCGGTGATGCTGCCTCGCCTGACCAAGGAGGCCGTGATGGCACAGGGTGTACCGGCGCAGCAGGCGGAGGCCCTGGTACACGGGCTGCGCCTTCTGGAGAGCACTAGCGACTTGCTCCTGGTGGATCACCTGGTGATGCCGCACATGCAGCCGGGGGAGGACATCCGTGCCCGCTACCACGAGGTGCTGCGCAACCTGGAGCCCGGGCTCACCCACCTGATCTACCATCCCTGCCGGCCCACGCCCGAGTCGCGCGCCATCCTGGGAGAGACGCGCCTGGCGCAGAGAGCCGGCGACTGGGAGACCTTCAGCGACCCCGACCTGGCCCGCGCGCTGGAGGAAGCAGGGGTGATCTCGATCGGCTACCGGAGACCGCGGGAAGTGATGCGTGACCCGTGA
- a CDS encoding DUF433 domain-containing protein — protein sequence MAMPETGCKHIVLDEEGVPIIAGTTMKVIELVAEHIAWGWSPWELQYQRPYLTLGQVFSALAYYSDHAEDIESQLARQASEVERLRQELGGPPVMARLRELKQRRSA from the coding sequence ATGGCAATGCCAGAGACCGGCTGCAAGCACATAGTGTTGGACGAAGAAGGCGTGCCCATTATCGCCGGCACGACTATGAAGGTCATCGAGCTGGTGGCAGAGCACATCGCCTGGGGCTGGAGCCCTTGGGAGCTCCAGTACCAGCGCCCATACCTCACCTTAGGCCAGGTGTTCTCAGCGCTGGCGTACTACAGCGACCACGCCGAGGATATCGAGAGTCAGTTGGCGCGGCAGGCATCTGAGGTTGAGCGACTGCGTCAGGAGCTGGGCGGACCACCGGTGATGGCTCGGCTGCGTGAACTGAAGCAGAGACGGAGTGCCTAG